Proteins co-encoded in one Bacteroidales bacterium genomic window:
- the rplW gene encoding 50S ribosomal protein L23, giving the protein MGIIIKPIITEKMTAVSEKMPNRYGFLVEKFANKIQIKNAVKEIYGKEVIDVNTMNYNGKTKSRNTKGGVISGKTKAVKKAIVTLAEGETIDFYSNI; this is encoded by the coding sequence ATGGGTATTATTATTAAGCCGATAATTACAGAGAAAATGACAGCGGTATCTGAAAAGATGCCTAATCGTTATGGTTTTTTGGTAGAGAAATTTGCCAATAAAATTCAGATTAAAAATGCTGTTAAAGAGATCTATGGTAAAGAAGTGATTGATGTTAACACCATGAATTATAATGGTAAAACAAAATCACGTAATACCAAAGGTGGAGTTATCTCTGGAAAAACAAAGGCAGTTAAAAAGGCTATTGTAACATTAGCCGAAGGTGAAACAATTGATTTTTATAGCAATATTTAG
- the rplD gene encoding 50S ribosomal protein L4, producing the protein MEIAVLNISGKDTGKKVVLNDSVFGVEPNDHAIYLAVKQFMANHRQGTHSSKERSDLSGSTRKIKRQKGTGTARAGDIKSPIFRGGARAFGPHPRDYHFKLNKKLKKIARLSALSYKAKEDAIYVVEDFSFESAKTKNMVELLSNLKLDNDKTLLVLNDINKNVHLSTRNLAGIKVISVLDLNTYDILDAKKMLIVESGLATFDKLA; encoded by the coding sequence ATGGAAATAGCAGTTTTAAATATAAGCGGTAAAGATACAGGAAAGAAAGTTGTTTTAAACGACTCTGTATTTGGTGTTGAGCCTAATGATCATGCTATCTATTTAGCTGTGAAACAGTTTATGGCTAACCATAGACAAGGAACACACAGTTCAAAAGAACGTAGTGATCTTTCTGGAAGTACTCGCAAGATTAAACGTCAAAAAGGAACTGGTACTGCCCGTGCGGGTGATATCAAGTCTCCTATTTTTAGAGGCGGTGCACGTGCTTTTGGACCTCACCCTAGAGATTATCATTTTAAATTAAATAAAAAATTGAAAAAAATAGCTCGTCTATCAGCTTTATCGTATAAAGCTAAAGAAGATGCTATTTATGTTGTAGAAGACTTCAGTTTTGAATCAGCTAAAACCAAAAATATGGTTGAGTTGCTGAGTAATTTGAAATTAGATAATGATAAGACACTTTTAGTGTTGAATGATATAAATAAAAACGTACATTTGTCGACTCGAAATTTAGCTGGCATTAAAGTTATAAGTGTTTTAGATTTAAATACTTACGATATTTTAGACGCTAAAAAAATGTTGATTGTAGAAAGTGGCTTAGCTACTTTTGATAAATTAGCTTAA
- the rplC gene encoding 50S ribosomal protein L3 — translation MSGIIGKKVGMTSIFTEDGKNIPCTVIEAGPCVVTQVRTLAVDGYEAIQLGYDEKNLKHTTKALRGHFEKAKINPQRVLVEFTRFEERKKFGDIVTVDVFKEGEYVDVVGTSKGKGFQGVVKRYNFRGVNDATHGQHNRLRAPGSLGASSYPSRVFKGMRMAGRMGGERTKMINLQVLKIDAEKNLLVVKGSVPGAKGSYVIIERWK, via the coding sequence ATGTCAGGAATTATAGGAAAAAAAGTTGGGATGACCAGCATATTTACAGAAGACGGGAAAAATATTCCTTGTACTGTTATTGAAGCTGGCCCCTGTGTGGTTACCCAAGTTAGAACCCTCGCCGTAGATGGTTATGAGGCTATTCAACTTGGCTATGACGAAAAGAATTTAAAGCATACAACAAAAGCGTTGCGTGGTCATTTCGAAAAAGCCAAGATTAATCCTCAAAGAGTATTAGTAGAATTTACTCGTTTTGAAGAGCGTAAGAAATTCGGCGATATAGTAACTGTTGATGTATTTAAAGAGGGCGAATACGTAGATGTAGTAGGAACCTCTAAAGGTAAAGGTTTTCAGGGTGTTGTAAAACGTTATAATTTCCGTGGTGTTAATGATGCAACACACGGACAGCATAATCGTTTAAGAGCTCCAGGTTCTTTAGGTGCTTCTTCTTATCCATCGCGTGTATTTAAAGGTATGCGTATGGCAGGTAGAATGGGAGGCGAAAGAACAAAAATGATTAACCTTCAGGTATTGAAAATAGATGCCGAGAAAAATTTATTAGTTGTTAAAGGATCTGTGCCCGGTGCCAAAGGTTCATATGTAATTATTGAGAGATGGAAATAG
- the rpsJ gene encoding 30S ribosomal protein S10 — protein MSQRIRIKLKSYDHNLVDNSAEKIVKTVKATGAIVNGPIPLPTHTRIYTVNKSTFVNKKAREQFQLNSYKRLLDIYSSNSKTIDSLMKLELPSGVEVEIKV, from the coding sequence GTGAGTCAAAGGATTAGAATCAAATTGAAATCGTACGATCACAATCTTGTTGATAACTCTGCAGAGAAAATTGTTAAGACTGTAAAAGCTACAGGTGCAATTGTTAATGGACCAATTCCATTACCAACACATACTAGAATTTATACAGTTAACAAATCAACATTTGTGAACAAAAAAGCAAGAGAGCAATTTCAGTTGAACTCCTACAAAAGACTATTAGATATTTATAGTTCAAATTCAAAAACTATAGATTCTTTAATGAAGTTGGAGTTGCCAAGTGGAGTTGAAGTCGAGATTAAAGTTTAA